One stretch of Clavelina lepadiformis chromosome 6, kaClaLepa1.1, whole genome shotgun sequence DNA includes these proteins:
- the LOC143462246 gene encoding uncharacterized protein LOC143462246, with amino-acid sequence MEETKVEAALNNVHAVIFCDNVKDSQEEYSGWCESYDKDADTLNYQSPPQAAKMFGKYCKDATTVLDVASGTGKAAQLIRGEYGYDGDLDLLDFNLNMLQQADKKKLKIRNFIQHWVDDTGELPVKEGSYDVIICVGSFVPNHIPVTAMRGMLKSLKHGGVMILTTRNTKVGSYKLDFDRVLQSMIDAKEAELVDKEEYKNYPGAYDHVLNVVLVLRKL; translated from the exons atggAAGAAACTAAGGTAGAAGCTGCCTTAAATAACGTTCATGCTGTTATTTTCTGTGACAATGTGAAAGACTCGCAAGAAGAATACAGTGGCTGGTGTGAAAGTTATGACAAGGATGCGGACACTCTCAATTACCAGTCTCCTCCGCAAGCGGCAAAGATGTTTGGAAAATATTGCAAGGACGCCACAACCGTTCTGGACGTTGCCTCAG GCACCGGAAAGGCTGCTCAGTTGATACGAGGAGAATATGGATACGATGGTGATCTTGACCTTCTCGACTTTAACTTGAATATGCTGCAACAGGCCGACAAGAAGAAGCTGAAGATAAG GAACTTCATCCAGCATTGGGTTGACGATACGGGAGAATTACCCGTCAAGGAAGGAagctatgacgtcattatatgTGTCGGATCGTTTGTACCCAATCACATTCCTGTGACGGCGATGCGC GGTATGCTGAAGTCTTTAAAACACGGAGGTGTGATGATATTAACAACCCGAAATACGAAAGTTGGTTCGTACAAGTTGGACTTTGATAGAGTCCTACAAAGCATGATCGACGCAAAGGAAGCTGAGTTGGTCGACAAAgaagaatacaaaaattatCCTGGTGCATATGACCACGTTTTGAATGTCGTGCTTGTCTTAAGAAAgctttaa